In a genomic window of Salvelinus fontinalis isolate EN_2023a chromosome 7, ASM2944872v1, whole genome shotgun sequence:
- the LOC129859909 gene encoding LOW QUALITY PROTEIN: ubiquitin-protein ligase E3A-like (The sequence of the model RefSeq protein was modified relative to this genomic sequence to represent the inferred CDS: deleted 1 base in 1 codon), protein MNSDDGDCECALPQARETSPAGGYDRIQEESDIENTEASRMKRAAAKHLIERYYHQLTEGCGNDSCWNAWCSSSRGSHRLDNNAAAVKALELYKINAKLCDPHPSKKGTTMNHCVRDDFKDVNYLTEEKVYEILHICGEKEDYSPLIRVIGRVFSSAEGLVQSFRRSKPPTKEELKSLQSKDEDKDEDEEEAAACSAAAMEEDSPGSSSRLDGAASGDSVGKLGPDEVSVDIDAVRRVYQRLLSNDKIEAAFLNALVYLSPNVECDLTYHNVYSRDPNYLNLFVVVMENSNLHSPDYLEIALPQFCRAMSKLPLPALAKLARLWSHYSAKQIHRIMETFQQLITYKVVSNEFNSRNLVNDDDAVVAATKCLKIVYYANVMGGEVDTEHNEEEDEEPIPESSELTLQELLGEERRNKKGPRVDPLETELTIRTSDSRRPLIPFEEFVNEPLNEVLEMDKDYTFFKVETENKFSFMTCPFILNAVTKNLGLYYDNRIRMYSERRITVLYSLVQGQQLNPYLRLKVRRDHIIDDALVRLEMIAMENPADLKKQLYVEFEGEQGVDEGGVSKEFFQLVVEEIFNPDIGMFAYDEHTKMFWFNPSSFENEGQFTLIGIVLGLAIYNNCILDVHFPMVVYRKLMGKKGTFRDLADSNPVLYQSLKELLEYEGSVEEDMMITFQISQTDLFGNPLMYDLRENGDQIPVTNENRKEFVAQYAEYMLNKSVEKQFKAFRRGFHMVTNESPLKYLFRPEEIELLICGSRNLDFQALEETTEYDGGYSRDSRIIKEFWETLHSFAEEQKRLFLQFTTGTDRAPVGGLGKLKMIIAKNGPDTDRLPTSHTCFNVLLLPEYDTKEKLRERLLKAILYAKGFGML, encoded by the exons CTCCTCGTCCCGGGGCTCCCACCGCTTGGACAACAATGCAGCCGCCGTCAAGGCCCTGGAGCTGTACAAGATCAATGCCAAACTGTGCGACCCACACCCCTCCAAGAAAGGCACCACAATGAATCATTGTGTAAGGGACGACTTCAAAG ATGTGAATTACCTAACAGAGGAGAAAGTATATGAGATACTACACATCTGTGGAGAAAAGGAGGACTACTCCCCTCTGATCCGGGTCATAGGACGGGTGTTCTCCAGCGCAGAGGGCCTGGTGCAGAGCTTCCGCCGGTCCAAACCACCCACCAAGGAGGAGCTCAAGTCCCTCCAGAGCAAGGACGAGGACAAAGACGAGGACGAGGAGGAAGCGGCCGCCTGCTCCGCTGCTGCTATGGAGGAGGACTCGCCCGGTTCCTCATCCCGGTTAGACGGCGCTGCATCAGGGGACAGTGTGGGGAAGCTGGGTCCTGACGAGGTGTCTGTGGACATCGACGCGGTCAGGAGGGTCTATCAGAGACTGCTGTCCAACGATAAGATCGAAGCTGCCTTCCTCAACGCACTGGTCTACCTGTCGCCCAACGTGGAATGTGACCTGACGTACCACAACGTCTACTCCCGGGACCCCAACTACCTGAACTTGTTTGTGGTGGTGATGGAGAACAGTAACCTCCACAGCCCAGACTACCTGGAGATCGCCCTGCCCCAGTTCTGCAGGGCCATGAGCAAGCTGCCCCTACCTGCGCTGGCCAAGCTGGCCCGCCTGTGGTCTCACTACAGTGCTAAGCAGATCCACCGCATAATGGAGACCTTCCAGCAGCTCATCACCTACAAG GTGGTCAGCAACGAGTTCAACAGTCGCAACCTGGTGAACGACGATGATGCTGTGGTGGCAGCCACCAAGTGTTTGAAGATCGTCTACTATGCAAATGTCATGGGAGGGGAGGTGGACACGGAGCACAAtgaagaggaggacgaggagccCATCCCTGAGTCCAGCGAGTTGACGCTGCAGGAGCTGCTgggcgaggagaggagaaacaagaAGGGCCCCCGGGTAGACCCCTTGGAGACTGAGCTTACCATCCGGACGTCCGACAGCCGGCGGCCCCTCATCCCCTTCGAGGAGTTTGTCAACGAGCCCCTGAATGAAGTCCTAGAGATGGACAAGGACTACACATTCTTTAAAGTGGAGACGGAGAACAAGTTCTCCTTCATGACGTGTCCGTTCATCCTCAACGCCGTGACCAAGAACCTGGGCCTGTACTACGACAACCGCATCCGCATGTACAGCGAGCGACGCATCACAGTTCTCTACAGCCTGGTGCAGGGACAGCAGCTCAACCCCTACCTGAGGCTTAAAGTACGCCGAGACCACATCATCGATGATGCCCTCGTCAGG CTTGAGATGATCGCCATGGAGAATCCTGCAGACTTGAAGAAGCAGCTGTATGTGGAGTTTGAAGGAGAGCAAGGTGTAGATGAAGGAGGGGTTTCCAAAGAGTTCTTTCAGCTCGTCGTGGAGGAGATCTTCAACCCAGATATTG GAATGTTTGCGTACGACGAGCACACCAAGATGTTCTGGTTCAACCCGTCGTCGTTTGAAAACGAGGGTCAGTTCACGCTGATCGGCATCGTCCTTGGCCTGGCCATTTACAACAACTGCATCCTGGACGTTCACTTCCCCATGGTGGTCTACAGAAAGCTCATGGGCAAGAAAGGAACCTTCCGGGACCTCGCAGACTCCAATCCG GTTCTGTACCAGAGTCTGAAGGAGCTGTTAGAGTACGAGGGTAGTGTGGAGGAGGACATGATGATCACCTTCCAGATATCCCAGACGGACCTGTTCGGAAACCCCCTCATGTACGACTTAAGGGAAAATGGTGATCAAATTCCAGTCACCAACGAGAACAGAAAA GAGTTTGTAGCTCAGTATGCGGAGTACATGCTGAATAAGAGCGTTGAGAAGCAGTTCAAAGCCTTCAGAAGAGGTTTTCACATGGTCACCAATGAGTCCCCGCTGAAATATTTATTCCGCCCGGAGGAAATCGAGCTGCTCATCTGTGGAAGCAGG AATCTAGACTTTCAAGCACTTGAAGAAACGACAGAATACGATGGCGGCTACAGCAGAGATTCACGCATCATTAA GGAGTTCTGGGAGACGCTGCACTCGTTTGCTGAGGAGCAGAAGAGGCTGTTCCTGCAGTTCACCACGGGCACAGACAGAGCCCCTGTCGGAGGCCTGGGAAAGCTCAAGATGATCATCGCCAAGAACGGCCCCGACACAGACAG GTTACCCACATCTCACACCTGCTTCAACGTGCTGCTGCTCCCGGAGTACGACACCAAGGAgaagctgagagagagactgctcaAAGCCATCCTCTATGCCAAAGGGTTTGGCATGCTCTGA
- the LOC129859910 gene encoding cyclic nucleotide-gated channel cone photoreceptor subunit alpha-like, which yields MYYQWLTIVAVPAFYNLMLLVPRASFNDLQANYVMLWMVLDYTSDVIYYIDTFVRSRTGFLEQGLLVKDPVKLKEHYRAQNQFKYDIISMIPTDLAFIPYGYNNPEFRFNRLGKMARLFEFFDRTETRTNYPNIFRIGNLVLYILIIIHWNACVFYALSKLLGFGSDTWVYPNITDPEMGQLSRKYVYCLYWSTLTLTTIGETPPPVRDIEYLFVVADFLTGVLIFATIVGNVGAMISNMNAARAEFQAKIDSIKQYMEFRKVSKVLEARVVKWFDYLWTEKKTCDEKEVLKNLPDKLKAEIAINVHMETLRKVRIFQDCEAGLLIELVLKLQPQVFSPGDYICKKGDIGREMYIIKEGKLAVVADDGVTQWCVLSDGAYFGDLSILGIKGSKAGNRRTANIRSVGYSDLFALSKDDLMDALTEYPDAKYALEEKGKAILMKDNLIDEELGNKADPKEMENKVLTMETNMEVMTIKFTRMIAEWETYQAKVKQRISNMEARVKPLRQDK from the exons ATGTACTACCAATGGCTGACAATAGTAGCTGTCCCAGCATTCTACAACTTAATGCTTCTGGTGCCAAG GGCTAGTTTCAATGACCTGCAGGCCAACTATGTAATGCTGTGGATGGTTCTCGACTACACTTCAGATGTCATCTATTACATTGACACGTTTGTGAGATCTAGGACAG GTTTCCTGGAACAAGGATTGCTCGTGAAGGACCCAGTGAAACTAAAAGAACACTACCGAGCCCAGAATCAATTTAAATATGACATCATATCGATGATACCTACCGATCTTGCCTTCATTCCATACGGTTACAACAATCCAGAGTTCAGATTCAACCGCCTCGGCAAGATGGCTCGCCTCTTTGAGTTCTTCGACCGAACGGAAACCAGGACAAACTACCCCAACATTTTCAGAATCGGCAACCTTGTGCTTTACATCCTGATCATCATCCACTGGAACGCCTGCGTCTTCTACGCCCTCTCCAAACTCCTGGGCTTCGGCTCAGACACCTGGGTGTACCCAAACATCACTGACCCCGAGATGGGCCAGCTGTCCAGGAAGTacgtctactgtctctactggtccaCGCTGACCCTGACCACCATTGGAGAGACCCCGCCCCCTGTCAGAGACATCGAGTACTTGTTTGTTGTTGCCGACTTCCTCACGGGTGTGCTGATTTTTGCAACCATTGTCGGTAACGTGGGCGCCATGATCTCCAACATGAACGCGGCACGCGCCGAGTTCCAGGCCAAGATCGACTCGATCAAGCAGTACATGGAGTTTCGTAAGGTCTCCAAGGTCCTGGAGGCCAGGGTGGTCAAGTGGTTTGACTACCTGTGGACGGAGAAGAAGACCTGCGACGAGAAGGAGGTTCTGAAGAACCTGCCGGACAAGCTAAAAGCTGAGATTGCCATCAACGTCCACATGGAGACGCTGAGGAAAGTGCGTATCTTCCAGGATTGCGAAGCCGGCCTGCTGATTGAGCTTGTGCTCAAGCTGCAGCCGCAGGTCTTCAGCCCCGGAGACTACATCTGTAAGAAGGGTGACATTGGCCGAGAGATGTACATCATCAAAGAAGGGAAGCTAGCTGTGGTGGCGGACGATGGGGTCACACAGTGGTGTGTGCTGAGCGATGGGGCGTACTTCGGAGATCTCAGTATCCTGGGCATCAAGGGCAGTAAGGCTGGCAACAGAAGAACAGCCAACATCAGGAGCGTGGGTTACTCTGACCTCTTCGCCCTGTCTAAAGACGACCTGATGGATGCTCTCACTGAGTACCCTGACGCCAAGTACGCTCTGGAAGAGAAAGGCAAGGCCATCCTGATGAAAGACAACCTCATTGATGAGGAATTGGGAAACAAGGCCGACCCCAAAGAAATGGAGAACAAAGTCCTTACGATGGAGACCAACATGGAGGTCATGACAATCAAGTTCACCAGAATGATTGCCGAGTGGGAAACATACCAGGCCAAGGTCAAGCAGCGCATCAGCAACATGGAGGCCAGGGTCAAACCCCTCAGGCAGGACAAATAA